The Antennarius striatus isolate MH-2024 chromosome 23, ASM4005453v1, whole genome shotgun sequence genome has a segment encoding these proteins:
- the LOC137590301 gene encoding uncharacterized protein isoform X6, with protein sequence MSHSLDSSYDSEKQSSTSSTGQYGLSSRQAENNLHIIYSHLGLMPSLGSSVNSSVSLDSSGAASPLVIPWLMEKRAEYNGFVKDSDIERSTDIHIDRAREEGVAHENSLQFSNVAIPQRDVLCSSHTRMASYPMSSTTTSQGQRHSNFKCSSSLDWLLNCNTPSADDSKSPAPSKYVLISHQKSSLHLTNRKCLQKERSCHRLSSPRRSLDRVSSPRRSLDRLSSPRRSLDRLSSPRWSLDRLSSPRRSLDRLSSPRRSLDRLSSPRRSLDRLSSPSRRRDRLSSPRRSLDRLSSSRRSLDRLSAPRERRDQLSSPRRSLDRLSSPRRSLDRLSSPRRSLDRLSSSRRSLDRLSAPRRTRDRQTSPRWSHVRVSSPRRSFDRLSSPRRSLDRLSSPRRSLDRLSSPRRSLDRLSSPRRSLDRLSSPRRSLDRVSSPRRSLDRLSSPRRSLDRLSSPRRSLDRLSSPRRSLDRLSSPRKSLDRLSSPRRSLDRLSSPRRSRDRLSSPRRRRDRLSSPRRSRDRLSSPRRRRDQLSSPRRSRDRLSSPRRSLDWLSSPRRSLDRLSSPRRSLDRLPSPRRGNDRPSSQRMGYDRPSSPRRGYDRPSSPRRGYNRPSSPRRGYNRPSLPRMGYDQASRASKDSAFKQKKPISAKSLAKKLLKASAVQSLSEQCDIEAMAKTLGSVILAELTKVKSASASLSSASSSPKAEEELLSTPSKSSSDLRKRQSGKSSPPTVVRLQGVDKSLSRNDVVTALEHYGRTKSVLLFRSKLQAVACYENEEDAKKLMTVESLNVKGLPVTVVRHKDEEKMPHQDKPSTSSVSNPQTNESITAARPRKVLLPTPKRPLFSGKRESFANILITRMFDCPGTATKPKVLMSKSKKISTRQLAKTIKAGKLPVKKAKKRQSTSSGSMLGTGQSKQKPTAETSVTSVTQSVVEKKETDATSTTEEAVGPQEDKAEIETSNVTSFKPQHQSELDQDAEELQSMQLEETGLGATEPMEVDIRESQTPSSPFETHPEDTKTIKQDVVTSVTTQADPSVRNPSVTVVSRHQAAASTSSEPGPESSHLTIGEMVEEHMNIERLVCINLKTCFTPKFLSHGPRVCKVLVTGLPPYYDGCYTEKDIVKMLIPLGFESHTRAIYVVPQMCMALVQISKANFVQYLKQEARRKNILKFKGHKIKLRVLKNDIDMTQRGMYIFLMKLMNSPVTCLGFKVVFIKNISPSEIETLREMVKKQCCIKNFLPLLNKVYIEFKTAWDADQFGICCNLLPKNPHRGVYRLRSEKISESIELPACGNTSDCQDVATERYPSAEAIPPKSTTPFWMTITTCPYLYPTSFPYFINPNNLTVNGEKDMEEANRIGSKIPTIMLTGFTNGLHKHEDVVKLLRPYFPKHNLDFLYYNVLVLPLQRRAFVFFTDWTSCCDFVRDHISKPVSVRNCTLTVHFVLEDMGPVSSEEMVYRTAMKWTSPEFPVSPPETLEDRLLCVEVSVTFVALIKMVINMIGSLATLVNFLPLSNKIYVEIADSRGITQVMKKIQGRSKKQRLCRSCVLHIETLKSLKERLQHKREWETQPSVTSEQRAAASSNVAGEEDAEKPGPEISNVPTADPKENPSGVPQIDNHIFKVIKEAVRQHRLTQRTTPLFAGIAMEEDSSADVQQTGPKEDQTLQVLDSVNNEDKVGPEEFSEMEIDGTFQVLDCLTEDQATTDEVSALVQDDCSSTIKSLTGDAAVPVGDASEERSAGPPDQEMHKNDSQVLGSSCKQGSNGKRGKGLSTQSYKDLKYPDGQISNEDQPLEDHDEKLKDLNSLFTEQGTFEILDSVEEIVTKHENQKPGTPSCQISDENVTSIANDSLKVVDSLKGLTPATETESQSDGKGEKAKKRETTIRNDRPSRRITSSKNEENNSGKKQDKAAIKMDPTTDGGKKGTGTMDKMDFQIVYSVEDESVVDTSTNIERSGRRRSARGKKDEKITSTLTNIPDKPVEDEEATADEPTITTRSARGKMKKTVAPKKAIPTRRAKSARIQEQNKEQTKNKEADVTNESPNRSGISETEACEEDSTYKIFDSVEEVGKNNRPATGQKRKRGRPKKLTKKAKQDNAASKQVENDASKTVTDEEATSVLISLNETLVTLDEAGSDEKKMQEEAKQEDEPVKKSTSSKVSIKHEREEEKEPTDIPSPTSLGASMSLDKNLRSSDDQPEVLKTEVEVEAAAKADIDSTSSGADRPPELETLDGCKDEGWSRRDIKDVSKQRGDLTEPEAKRCRFHSPCDPADFKLPSLKPPVSDEGEKETELPCVDPFGQPGVKDDSVGVASAQRPDVKPAFEARTENRESHNSYCPPLGEKRIQFFDKFGTRFNDKDLINPNNWGKIASARQGRVPRHNPFSHMDVWKSTQIKSESTMLSCFAVETPNKPANQCDVRMTIYHHNHGPWAEVEMMEKERTQLLTFLVAPPGPVFPTLPQGCFYNGPTGIMKTHKRKKYM encoded by the exons ATGTCTCATTCCCTTGATAGCTCTTATGACTCTGAGAAACAAAGTTCAACCAGCTCTACTGGGCAGTATGGACTCTCCAGTAGGCAGGCCGAGAATAATCTTCACATAATATACTCTCATCTCGGACTTATGCCCAGCCTTGGTTCTTCTGTAAATTCTTCTGTGAGTCTAGATAGCTCTGGTGCAGCATCTCCATTGGTTATTCCTTGGTTGATGGAGAAAAGAGCGGAATACAATGGGTTCGTGAAAGATAGTGACATAGAAAGATCAACAGACATACATATTGACAGAGCCAGAGAGGAAGGGGTGGCTCATGAAAACAGTTTACAGTTTAGTAATGTGGCGATCCCACAAAGAGATGTGTTGTGCTCCTCGCACACTAGAATGGCCTCATACCCAATGTCCTCAACCACTACTTCTCAAGGGCAAAGACACTCAAACTTTAAATGCAGTAGCTCCTTGGACTGGTTATTGAACTGCAATACACCCAGTGCCGATGACAGCAAATCACCCGCTCCATCTAAATAT GTGTTGATCTCCCACCAGAAGAGCAGCCTTCATCTTACCAACCGCAAATGCCTGCAGAAAGA aaggagctgccATCGACTGTCATCACCAAGAAGGAGCCTCGATCGAGTGTCATCACCAAGAAGGAGCCTCGATCGACTGTCATCACCGAGAAGGAGCCTCGATCGACTGTCATCACCGAGATGGAGCCTCGATCGACTGTCATCACCGAGAAGGAGCCTCGATCGACTGTCATCACCGAGAAGGAGCCTCGATCGACTGTCATCACCGAGAAGGAGCCTCGATCGACTGTCATCACCAAGCAGGAGGCGAGATCGACTGTCATCACCGAGAAGGAGCCTCGATCGACTGTCATCATCAAGAAGGAGCCTCGATCGACTGTCAGCACCAAGGGAGAGGCGAGATCAACTGTCATCACCAAGAAGGAGCCTCGATCGACTGTCATCACCGAGAAGGAGCCTCGATCGACTGTCATCACCGAGAAGGAGCCTCGATCGACTGTCATCATCAAGAAGGAGCCTCGATCGACTGTCAGCACCACGAAGGACCCGAGATCGACAGACATCACCACGATGGAGCCACGTTCGAGTGTCATCACCACGAAGGAGCTTTGATCGACTGTCATCACCGAGAAGGAGCCTCGATCGACTGTCATCACCGAGAAGGAGCCTCGATCGACTGTCATCACCGAGAAGGAGCCTCGATCGACTGTCATCACCGAGAAGGAGCCTCGATCGACTGTCATCACCAAGAAGGAGCCTCGATCGAGTGTCATCACCAAGAAGGAGCCTCGATCGACTGTCATCACCGAGAAGGAGCCTCGATCGACTGTCATCACCGAGAAGGAGCCTCGATCGACTGTCATCACCGAGAAGGAGCCTCGATCGACTGTCATCACCAAGAAAGAGCCTCGACCGACTGTCATCACCAAGAAGGAGCCTCGATCGACTGTCATCACCAAGAAGGAGCCGAGATCGACTGTCATCACCGAGAAGGAGGCGAGATCGACTGTCATCACCAAGAAGGAGCCGAGATCGACTGTCATCACCGAGAAGGAGACGAGATCAACTGTCATCACCGAGAAGGAGTCGAGATCGACTGTCATCACCAAGAAGGAGCCTTGATTGGCTGTCATCACCACGAAGGAGCCTCGATCGACTGTCATCACCACGAAGGAGCCTCGATCGACTGCCATCACCAAGAAGGGGCAACGATCGACCGTCATCACAAAGAATGGGCTACGATCGACCATCATCACCAAGAAGAGGCTACGATCGACCATCATCACCAAGAAGGGGCTACAATCGACCATCATCACCAAGAAGGGGCTACAATCGACCATCGTTACCAAGAATGGGCTACGATCAAGCATCAAGGGCATCAAAAGACTCAGCCTTTAAACAAAAGAAGCCCATCAGTGCAAAGAGCCTGGCGAAGAAATTACTGAAAGCATCAG CTGTTCAATCTCTTTCAGAACAGTGTGACATTGAGGCTATGGCTAAGACTCTGGGTTCTGTCATACTAGCTGAACTAACCAAGGTGAAGTCAGCTTCTGCCTCAttgtcatcagcatcatcatccccTAAAGCAGAGGAAGAGTTACTGTCAACGCCCTCAAAATCAAGCTCTGACCTGCGGAAAAGACAG TCCGGCAAATCTTCACCTCCAACAGTGGTGAGACTACAAGGGGTTGATAAATCTCTGTCGCGCAATGACGTCGTCACAGCTTTGGAGCACTATGGGAGAACCAAATCGGTTTTACTATTTCGGTCTAAACTGCAG GCAGTGGCCTGTTACGAGAACGAGGAAGATGCAAAGAAGCTGATGACTGTAGAGAGCCTTAATGTCAAAGGATTACCAGTCACTGTCGTCAGACATAAG GATGAGGAAAAGATGCCTCATCAGGA taaacCTTCCACATCCAGTGTATCCAATCCTCAAACCAATGAATCTATAACCGCTGCCAGGCCTAGAAAGGTTCTTCTCCCTACACCTAAAAGGCCTTTATTCTCTGGCAAAAGAGAGTCTTTTGCAAACATTCTTATCACTCGGATGTTTGACTGTCCAGGGACTGCCACTAAGCCCAAAGTCCTAATGTCCAAATCAAAAAAGATCTCAACCAGGCAGTTGGCTAAAACTATAAAAGCAGGGAAGTTGCCTGTCAAAAAGGCCAAAAAGAGGCAAAGTACATCATCTGGATCCATGTTAGGAACCGGTCAGTCCAAGCAGAAACCTACAGCTGAGACTTCAGTTACCAGTGTTACACAATCTGtggtggagaaaaaagaaacagacgcCACCTCAACAACTGAAGAGGCAGTTGGGCCGCAGGAAGACAAAGCAGAGATTGAAACCTCAAATGTGACCAGTTTTAAACCTCAGCATCAATCAGAACTGGACCAAGATGCTGAAGAGCTTCAATCAATGCAGCTTGAGGAAACAGGACTTGGTGCCACAGAGCCCATGGAGGTTGACATTCGTGAGAGTCAGACACCAAGTAGTCCGTTTGAAACCCACCcagaagacacaaaaacaataaaacaag ATGTGGTGACATCAGTGACGACACAAGCTGATCCGTCAGTCAGGAATCCATCCGTCACCGTTGTGAGCCGACATCAAGCAGCTGCATCCACGTCGTCTGAACCCGGGCCTGAAAGCAGTCATCTGACAATTGGAGAGATGGTGGAGGAACACATGAATATTGAAAGACTAG TGTGCATCAACTTGAAAACCTGCTTTACACCAAAG TTTCTAAGTCATGGTCCCCGAGTTTGTAAGGTGCTGGTGACTGGTTTACCTCCATATTACGATGGCTGCTACACAGAGAAGGACATAGTCAAAATGCTCATCCCGTTGGGGTTTGAAAGTCACACTCGAGCTATTTATGTTGTTCCTCAAATGTGTATG GCTTTGGTCCAGATTTCAAAAGCAAACTTTGTCCAGTACCTAAAGCAAGAAGCCAGGAGAAAGAACATCTTGAAATTCAAAGGACATAAAATCAAGTTACGTGTACTCAAGAATGACATAGACATGACCCAG AGAGGGATGTACATCTTTCTCATGAAGCTAATGAATTCT CCTGTGACTTGTCTAGGATTCAAAGTAGTCTTCATCAAGAACATTTCACCAAGTGAGATTGAGACCCTCAGGGAAATGGTGAAGAAACAATGTTGCATCAAGAACTTCCTACCACTCCTGAACAAG GTATATATAGAATTCAAGACCGCTTGGGATGCTGATCAGTTCGGAATTTGTTGCAATCTCCTTCCCAAAAACCCCCATCGTGGAGTCTACAGGCTGAGATcagaaaaaatatctgaatcCATCG AATTGCCAGCTTGTGGAAACACTTCAGACTGTCAAGATGTTGCAACAGAACGTTACCCTTCAGCAGAAGCCATTCCACCAAAAAGCACCACACCATTTTGGATGACGATAACAACTTGTCCTTATTTATACCCTACTTCATTTCCTTATTTCATCAACCCCA ATAACCTGACGGTCAACGGAGAGAAGGACATGGAG GAGGCCAACCGTATTGGCTCCAAGATCCCCACAATCATGTTGACTGGTTTTACCAATGGATTGCACAAGCATGAGGATGTGGTCAAGCTACTGAGGCCATATTTTCCCAAACACAACCTTGACTTCCTGTACTACAACGTGTTGGTCCTTCCACTGCAGAGGAGG GCCTTTGTGTTTTTCACCGACTGGACTTCATGCTGCGATTTTGTTAGAGATCACATCTCAAAACCGGTTTCTGTCAGAAACTGCACTCTCACAGTCCACTTTGTGTTGGAAGACATGGGTCCTGTGTCCAGTGAG GAAATGGTGTATAGAACTGCCATGAAGTGGACCTCTCCT GAGTTTCCAGTGTCTCCCCCAGAGACCCTGGAGGATCGGttgctgtgtgtggaggtttcTGTGACATTTGTAGCCCTCATCAAGATGGTCATAAACATGATCGGCTCCTTGGCAACACTTGTCAACTTCCTGCCGTTGTCTAATAAG ATATATGTGGAGATAGCGGACTCACGTGGCATCACTCAggtgatgaaaaaaatacaaggaagATCTAAAAAGCAACGTCTTTG taGGAGTTGTGTTCTACACATTGAGAC tTTGAAGAGTCTAAAAGAGAGACTACAGCATAAAAGGGAGTGGGAAACCCAGCCTTCTGTCACCTCTGAACAGAGAGCTGCTGCCTCAAGCAATGtagctggagaggaggatgctgAGAAACCAGGTCCAGAGATCTCCAATGTACCCACTGCTGATCCTAAAGAGAACCCTTCAGGTGTTCCTCAGATTGATAACCATATTTTTAAGGTGATCAAAGAAGCTGTTCGCCAGCACAGACTCACCCAACGGACCACACCCCTGTTTGCAGGGATAGCG ATGGAGGAGGATAGCAGCGCTGATGTCCAGCAAACTGGACCAAAAGAAGACCAGACTTTGCAAGTCTTGGACAGTGTTAACAATGAAGACAAAGTTGGTCCAGAGGAATTCAGTGAAATGGAAATTGACGGCACATTCCAAGTGTTGGACTGTCTCACTGAAGATCAAGCTACTACAGATGAAGTCAGTGCCCTGGTCCAGGATGATTGTTCCTCCACAATAAAGTCATTGACTGGAGATGCTGCAGTTCCTGTCGGTGATGCATCTGAAGAAAGATCAGCAGGTCCACCAGATCAAGAGATGCATAAAAATGATTCACAAGTTTTAGGTTCAAGTTGCAAACAAGGTTCAAATGGTAAGAGAGGGAAAGGGCTTTCAACACAATCCTACAAAGATCTGAAGTATCCTGATGGACAAATCTCAAATGAAGACCAGCCCCTTGAAGACCATGACGAAAAATTAAAAGATCTCAACAGTCTTTTCACTGAACAAGGAACCTTTGAGATTTTGGACTCGGTTGAAGAAATTGTAACAAAACATGAGAACCAAAAACCTGGAACTCCTAGTTGCCAGATATCTGACGAAAATGTTACGTCCATCGCCAATGACTCCTTGAAGGTAGTGGATTCTTTGAAAGGTCTTACACCTGCTACAGAAACTGAGTCACAGTCTGATGGCAAGGGGGAAAAGGCCAAGAAAAGGGAGACAACCATTAGAAATGATAGACCATCAAGGAGGATCACATCCTCCAAAAATGAAGAGAATAATTCAGGTAAAAAACAGGACAAGGCAGCAATAAAAATGGACCCCACAACAGACGGTGGTAAAAAAGGCACAGGGACTATGGACAAGATGGATTTTCAAATAGTATACTCAGTTGAAGATGAATCAGTTGTAGATACCTCCACCAACATAGAAAGGTCTGGTAGGAGAAGGAGTGCAAGGGGCAAGAAGGATGAAAAAATTACATCAACTCTCACAAACATTCCTGACAAACCTGTCGAGGACGAGGAAGCTACAGCAGATGAACCAACCATCACAACAAGATCTGCCAGAGGAAAAATGAAGAAGACAGTCGCTCCAAAAAAAGCCATTCCAACAAGGAGGGCCAAGTCTGCTCGGATACAGGAGCAAAACAAGGAACAAACTAAGAATAAAGAGGCTGACGTAACAAATGAAAGCCCAAACAGGAGTGGAATCAGTGAAACAGAAGCTTGTGAGGAGGATTCTACTTACAAAATATTTGACTCCGTAGAAGAAGTCGGTAAGAATAACCGACCAGCAACgggccaaaaaagaaaaaggggaagaccaaagaaatTGACTAAAAAAGCCAAACAAGATAATGCAGCATCAAAACAAGTGGAGAATGATGCATCCAAAACTGTGACTGATGAAGAGGCAACCAGCGTACTCATCAGCTTGAATGAA aCCTTGGTGACTTTAGATGAAGCAGGCAGTGATGAGAAAAAGATGCAGGAAGAAGCCAAACAGGAAGATGAACCAG TGAAGAAATCTACCAGCAGCAAAGTTTCCATTAAACACGAgcgagaagaagaaaaggaaccAACTGATATACCGTCTCCAACTTCACTCGGTGCTTCGATGTCACTGGACAAAAATCTGCGTTCATCTGACGACCAGCCtgaggtcttgaagacagaggtggaggtggaagcaGCGGCTAAAGCCGACATCGATTCCACCTCTTCAGGAGCGGATCGGCCTCCAGAGCTGGAGACGCTGGACGGATGTAAGGATGAAGGATGGAGCAGGAGAGACATTAAAG aTGTGAGTAAACAGAGGGGGGATCTTACCGAACCTGAAGCAAAGCGATGTCGTTTTCATTCTCCTTGCGACCCTGCCGACTTCAAACTGCCATCGCTGAAG CCCCCTGTCTCAGACGAAGGTGAGAAGGAAACAGAGCTACCATGTGTAGACCCTTTTGGCCAGCCGGGAGTGAAGGACGACAGTGTCGGAGTCGCTTCTGCACAAAGACCAGATGTGAAACCAGCCTTTGAAGCTCGCACTGAAAACAGGGAGTCTCACAATTCATACTGTCCTCCACTTGGGGAGAAAAGGATTCAGTTCTTCGATAAATTTGGGACACGATTCAATGATAAAGATTTGATTAATCCCAACAACTGGGGTAAAATCGCTTCTGCAAGACAAGGAAGGGTTCCACGGCACAATCCTTTCAGTCATATGGACGTTTGGAAGTCCACACAAATTAAGTCTGAGTCAACAATGTTGAGTTGCTTCGCTGTTGAGACCCCCAACAAACCGGCCAATCAGTGCGATGTGCGGATGACCATCTACCATCACAACCACGGTCCTTGGGCTGAGGTAGAGATGATGGAAAAAGAAAGGACTCAACTTCTGACTTTCCTAGTTGCACCACCAGGACCCGTGTTCCCCACACTCCCCCAAGGATGCTTTTATAACGGTCCCACTGGGATCATGAAAACACATAAGAGGAAAAAATACATGTGA